Proteins encoded in a region of the Massilia sp. UMI-21 genome:
- a CDS encoding DUF2235 domain-containing protein yields the protein MPPLPGVLGLELVRHYNSAYSRPTHPNGIVGRGWKLSYETELHAVGRTIQIVQADGSRVMFARDPNNPSLCSTAEPSQGTVHIARTARGDEYRWVWTDGRVLSFNAAGKLLQITVPTGEFLTLQYDSRGLLLGVTDPQGRSLRLHYLSAELARTGERFRGVQFIDTPVGRIEYEYGSTMPKGASGSSRDVLANLVGVKGPDGEWHQRYHYEDPRYPTLLTGMSVEERGTPGMPIGRRIATYGYDAEGKANLTVRGQPARLKTGVDGKPLQPASLVEGTGVEQVTLDTRTAGQTVISNSLGKKTVYRHAILAGQYRLLEVRGAGCASCGDADVRYRYDDTGRLLETIRLSPGGTPLEGIQTEYDHLGRIALVSRIAYRHGKPYQSSWLERYEYAGDTWRPHLVARPSVVPGLEMQTRYQFNAHGQPLAITESGWAPASGEKTAPQALSRTTRYGYTLVSGRSLLSTIDGPLPNGAGATPATADITAIEWDARGNAVVAITLPGGLRSQVRYDAVGRIAGVVGPDGQASTYAYNARHQLVAIDRGAVRQGIRYDGMGNMVETGADAGNGYRPLLRFDHDSAGRRISVASHIGIAAIRRFDTEGKLLAESVMSASFRQGRRFQYDTAGHLTAVTDDAGATRRIAWNEMGLPGVVTDALGRQRRFRYDERGQLSQVNEAANTTQAGLYDTTLRLWRDPTGRIARTTTPGGLTTHQRTDDFGRIVSTGNADRGTVIRHYDAADRLVKSIDANGSWANYEYDVAGRIVRQTLTDPRAPMGQRNSVTSWTYTGALLTGIDHPGHQERYTHDAAGRIIARTVTLSPTGGKAVTSVTEYVYDRSGRLSGMSLPDGSMLDYRRNGQGQVVALERHRIRTPWLRWLQAPEVIVKDLERDIVGLRSATFGNGVRARYLRSAQGVLARVDYRAPLRAASAAGMTLALSALSGAGPAAAAPRTGEHTSALATPAIPGALGHERDPDALLDHRYLWDAESNLLLQDAADWTSTYAYDAQDRLIVSATARKAGRKPLALNVSRYAYDDAGNRLLSQQDIASQDELTAGTRAARYAPGSQRWRGDSASAAPVYDPIGQPIAAGTRSYRWNAAGQLREVQMGSKVLARYRYDHRGLRVAKESSGTLRHYLYEGRQLRAELAADGAIARQYVYLADQVVAVIDSDHAALVERPRSPFAQAVVDLGTAVAGCFSRADATAYLHTNHLGAVEAATDHEGKLLWRAAYHPYGRLASVSAQRGFALNLRLPGQYFDTETGLHYNDRRYYDPELGRYLTPDPIGLHGGVNSYAYVDGNPLKYVDPSGLILFAFDGTGNSANPGTGASLSNVWKIHQAYDEKLNGRKFYITGIGTTDINMSYEGNVANGDGFDQRIALGFKFLDEFIGSDTKSDLIDIDVVGFSRGAAEARVWLNQLVGKMRNGQYTSRNGKTRCLNLRFEGLFDTVSHLGYLNGDDDKHDFGIPAAVRHAAHAVALNEYRGDPVSFHLRSILGSQQSSQANRVEQGFVGAHSDVGGGYATGDLSDVALMWMLNQAKQQGIKFDEDRITKAGWKTVTLPILHDSSGNYLHVPRLAPHYDNRKVIYTDGKEVQALENVRIGGYSIADTKALIHYYSRWCGQPGSPAVGLVDMAKYSEWAKKSGISIAFQQPTQTRFCQ from the coding sequence ATGCCACCCTTGCCTGGCGTGCTCGGTCTGGAACTGGTACGACATTACAACAGTGCATACAGCCGGCCGACACATCCGAACGGAATCGTTGGCCGCGGCTGGAAACTGAGCTACGAAACAGAGCTACACGCGGTGGGCCGAACCATTCAAATCGTGCAGGCCGATGGCTCGCGTGTAATGTTCGCGCGCGATCCGAACAATCCCAGCCTGTGCAGCACAGCTGAACCGTCTCAGGGCACGGTGCATATCGCGCGCACCGCGCGTGGCGACGAATACCGCTGGGTCTGGACTGACGGCCGTGTCCTGAGCTTCAATGCCGCTGGTAAGCTCCTGCAGATCACGGTCCCCACAGGCGAATTCCTCACATTGCAGTACGACTCGAGAGGCTTGCTGCTTGGGGTCACCGACCCGCAGGGGCGTAGTCTGCGCCTGCACTATCTCTCGGCCGAGTTGGCGCGCACGGGCGAGCGCTTCCGTGGCGTGCAATTCATCGACACGCCGGTAGGTCGGATCGAATATGAATACGGAAGTACGATGCCAAAAGGCGCCTCTGGCTCGAGCAGAGATGTGCTGGCCAATCTGGTTGGGGTCAAAGGGCCGGACGGCGAATGGCATCAGCGTTACCATTACGAAGACCCGCGTTACCCGACCCTGCTGACAGGCATGAGTGTCGAGGAACGGGGAACGCCGGGCATGCCAATCGGTCGTCGTATTGCTACCTACGGATACGACGCTGAAGGCAAAGCGAACCTCACAGTTCGGGGCCAGCCGGCGCGCTTGAAGACGGGAGTCGACGGCAAGCCACTGCAACCCGCATCCCTGGTCGAGGGTACCGGTGTCGAGCAGGTCACGCTGGATACCCGTACTGCTGGCCAGACAGTTATCAGCAACAGCCTGGGAAAGAAAACCGTTTACCGCCATGCCATCCTGGCCGGCCAGTACAGGCTGCTGGAAGTGCGGGGCGCGGGCTGCGCGAGCTGCGGTGACGCCGACGTTCGGTACCGCTACGACGACACCGGCAGGCTGCTCGAGACAATCCGCCTCTCTCCCGGTGGAACTCCCTTGGAGGGAATACAGACGGAATACGACCATCTCGGGCGGATTGCCCTGGTCAGTCGGATCGCCTATCGTCATGGCAAGCCGTACCAATCCAGCTGGCTCGAGCGTTACGAGTATGCTGGCGATACTTGGCGCCCCCATCTGGTCGCGCGCCCGAGCGTTGTTCCTGGCCTGGAGATGCAAACGCGCTACCAGTTCAATGCGCACGGCCAACCGCTCGCAATCACCGAGTCCGGATGGGCGCCGGCGAGCGGCGAAAAGACAGCGCCGCAAGCCCTCTCCCGCACCACGCGCTACGGCTATACGCTAGTGAGCGGCCGCAGCCTGCTTTCCACGATCGATGGCCCGCTTCCAAACGGGGCGGGCGCGACGCCCGCGACTGCCGATATCACGGCAATCGAATGGGATGCGCGGGGCAACGCAGTGGTGGCCATCACCCTGCCCGGTGGTTTGCGCAGCCAGGTGCGCTATGACGCGGTTGGCCGCATCGCCGGGGTCGTTGGACCGGACGGCCAGGCATCCACCTATGCGTACAACGCCCGCCACCAGCTCGTAGCAATCGATCGCGGTGCGGTACGGCAGGGCATTCGCTACGATGGCATGGGCAACATGGTCGAGACCGGGGCCGATGCGGGAAACGGGTACCGGCCACTCCTGCGTTTCGACCACGACAGCGCCGGCCGCCGGATATCGGTGGCCTCGCACATCGGTATCGCAGCGATCCGTCGCTTCGATACCGAGGGCAAGCTGCTTGCAGAGAGCGTCATGTCGGCGAGCTTCCGACAAGGGCGGCGCTTCCAGTACGACACTGCCGGACACTTGACCGCGGTGACCGATGACGCTGGCGCGACGCGCCGCATTGCCTGGAACGAGATGGGGTTGCCCGGTGTCGTTACCGACGCCCTGGGCCGGCAACGGCGTTTCCGCTACGACGAAAGAGGCCAGCTGTCGCAGGTGAACGAGGCCGCCAACACCACACAAGCCGGGCTGTACGACACGACGTTGCGCCTGTGGCGTGACCCAACGGGCCGGATCGCGCGCACCACCACACCTGGCGGATTGACGACGCACCAGCGTACCGACGATTTCGGACGCATCGTCTCCACCGGTAACGCCGACCGCGGCACGGTTATCCGGCACTACGATGCAGCCGACCGCCTTGTAAAGAGCATCGATGCGAATGGCAGCTGGGCCAATTATGAATACGACGTGGCTGGGCGCATTGTCCGACAGACGCTGACCGATCCGCGAGCCCCTATGGGGCAGCGGAATAGCGTAACAAGCTGGACTTACACGGGGGCCTTGCTGACCGGGATCGACCATCCTGGCCATCAGGAACGGTACACCCACGATGCCGCCGGACGCATCATCGCCAGGACCGTCACGCTGTCGCCGACTGGCGGCAAGGCCGTCACCAGTGTGACGGAATATGTCTATGACCGGAGTGGCCGATTGTCCGGCATGTCCCTACCCGACGGCAGCATGCTCGACTACCGGCGCAACGGCCAGGGTCAGGTCGTGGCGCTTGAGCGTCACCGCATCCGTACTCCCTGGCTGCGCTGGCTGCAAGCGCCCGAGGTCATCGTCAAAGACCTCGAGCGCGACATCGTCGGTTTGCGCAGCGCCACCTTTGGCAACGGGGTGCGTGCACGCTACCTGCGCAGCGCGCAGGGCGTACTGGCCAGGGTCGACTACCGCGCGCCGCTACGCGCAGCGTCGGCGGCAGGCATGACGCTGGCGCTTTCCGCCCTGTCGGGCGCCGGGCCAGCCGCCGCAGCCCCGCGCACCGGCGAGCATACCTCGGCGCTGGCGACGCCGGCAATTCCCGGTGCGCTTGGACACGAACGCGATCCGGATGCCCTGCTGGATCATCGCTACCTGTGGGACGCCGAAAGCAACCTGCTCCTTCAGGATGCGGCCGACTGGACCAGCACCTACGCCTATGACGCCCAGGATCGCCTGATCGTCAGCGCCACGGCGCGCAAGGCAGGCCGTAAGCCGCTCGCCCTGAATGTCAGCCGCTATGCGTATGACGACGCCGGCAACCGCCTGCTGTCGCAGCAGGACATCGCCAGCCAGGACGAGCTCACGGCCGGCACACGCGCGGCGCGCTACGCGCCCGGCAGCCAGCGCTGGCGCGGCGACTCCGCGAGCGCGGCGCCCGTGTACGACCCGATTGGCCAGCCTATTGCAGCCGGGACGCGGAGCTACCGCTGGAACGCCGCGGGCCAGCTGCGCGAGGTGCAAATGGGGAGCAAGGTCCTGGCACGTTACCGCTACGACCATCGCGGCCTGCGGGTGGCCAAGGAAAGCAGCGGAACGCTGCGCCACTACCTGTACGAAGGCCGCCAGCTGCGTGCGGAGCTCGCTGCCGACGGGGCGATTGCCCGCCAATACGTGTACCTGGCCGATCAGGTGGTGGCAGTAATCGACAGTGATCACGCTGCCCTGGTCGAGCGGCCGCGTTCGCCATTCGCTCAGGCAGTTGTCGACTTGGGGACGGCTGTCGCAGGTTGCTTCTCGAGGGCGGACGCAACTGCCTACCTGCATACCAATCACCTGGGCGCGGTGGAAGCGGCCACCGACCATGAAGGGAAACTGCTCTGGCGCGCGGCGTATCACCCCTACGGCAGGCTTGCTAGCGTGAGCGCACAACGCGGATTCGCGCTCAACCTGCGCCTGCCCGGACAGTACTTCGACACCGAAACCGGGCTGCATTACAACGATCGGCGCTATTACGATCCTGAGCTGGGGCGGTACCTGACGCCAGATCCGATCGGACTGCACGGTGGCGTCAACAGTTATGCCTATGTAGATGGCAACCCGTTGAAATATGTGGATCCGAGTGGACTGATTCTGTTTGCGTTCGATGGCACTGGCAACAGCGCTAATCCCGGGACGGGGGCATCGTTGTCGAATGTGTGGAAAATCCACCAAGCCTACGACGAGAAGCTGAATGGAAGGAAGTTCTATATTACCGGCATCGGCACCACGGACATCAACATGAGCTATGAAGGCAATGTGGCCAACGGCGATGGCTTCGACCAGCGCATCGCACTGGGCTTCAAGTTCCTCGACGAGTTTATCGGCAGTGATACCAAATCGGACCTGATTGACATCGACGTCGTCGGCTTCAGTCGGGGCGCGGCCGAGGCGCGGGTCTGGCTCAACCAGTTGGTGGGAAAAATGCGCAATGGGCAGTACACCAGCAGAAATGGCAAGACCCGCTGCCTTAACTTGCGCTTCGAAGGTCTGTTCGACACGGTTTCGCACTTGGGCTACCTGAACGGCGACGACGACAAGCACGACTTCGGGATTCCTGCGGCTGTGCGCCATGCCGCACACGCAGTTGCGTTAAATGAATACCGCGGCGACCCGGTGAGCTTCCACCTGCGCTCGATCCTGGGCTCGCAGCAGTCATCGCAGGCTAATAGAGTCGAACAGGGGTTCGTGGGCGCCCATTCGGATGTTGGCGGCGGCTATGCTACGGGCGACCTGTCGGATGTTGCGCTGATGTGGATGCTGAACCAGGCCAAACAGCAGGGGATCAAGTTCGATGAGGACCGGATCACGAAAGCGGGATGGAAGACCGTCACCCTCCCCATTCTCCATGACAGCAGCGGCAACTACCTCCACGTGCCGAGGCTGGCGCCGCATTACGATAATCGGAAGGTTATCTACACGGATGGTAAAGAGGTACAAGCTTTGGAAAACGTACGCATCGGGGGCTACAGCATTGCAGACACTAAAGCCCTCATCCATTACTACAGCCGCTGGTGCGGTCAACCCGGCTCCCCCGCAGTCGGGTTGGTGGACATGGCAAAGTACAGCGAATGGGCCAAGAAATCAGGTATCAGCATCGCCTTCCAGCAGCCCACCCAAACCCGTTTCTGCCAATGA
- a CDS encoding DUF192 domain-containing protein — MTIQPDMQVPKNYDARLHTRSGVHSIKLLTAYGLWERFRGLMFSAQLPKGLGFLIPKCSSVHCFFMRYPIDVVYIDGDGRVLKYVRGMAPWKISAVAPWLRSKASAVHTLELAAGSIDKFAIDYGSRLIYVPPKSRHTMGTLPKHQAWHRGSAMTEFVVVGPVITLLGLAILQYGLLFFAKNQLNHATFMAARAGSVGNASLEKIETAFANALVPLYGGGQSAAEIAASLAKAKADLAGNVRIELLNPTKESFDDWSDPDLQKALKTGSRRVIRNSNLPFLSPGMTEIKPNSGQTRQDANLIKLRITHGYMPKVPVVSNIYKVYLKWLDPKSDSFHTQLVEAGRIPVVTHVTMQMQSHPIESDNPVSLPGAGNGGQTTDPGDPPVSNTPPPECGTLSCHPSQPKPSPPVDPDGPCTGNDCPVCEVPSA, encoded by the coding sequence ATGACGATACAACCCGACATGCAAGTGCCCAAAAATTACGACGCCAGACTGCATACGCGCTCTGGTGTCCACTCCATAAAACTACTTACTGCCTATGGGCTATGGGAACGATTTCGCGGTCTCATGTTTTCTGCCCAGCTTCCTAAGGGGTTAGGCTTCCTGATCCCGAAATGTTCAAGTGTGCATTGTTTTTTTATGCGCTATCCAATCGACGTCGTGTATATCGACGGCGATGGCAGGGTGTTGAAGTACGTTCGAGGGATGGCGCCATGGAAAATAAGTGCGGTAGCGCCATGGCTACGATCGAAAGCCAGCGCAGTTCACACTCTGGAACTAGCCGCAGGAAGTATCGACAAGTTCGCAATCGACTACGGAAGCCGGCTGATCTATGTACCGCCCAAGTCAAGGCACACGATGGGAACTCTGCCTAAACACCAGGCCTGGCACCGCGGATCTGCGATGACGGAGTTTGTCGTGGTGGGGCCTGTCATCACGCTGCTCGGTTTGGCCATCCTGCAGTATGGTCTTCTCTTCTTCGCAAAGAATCAGTTAAATCACGCAACTTTCATGGCTGCGCGGGCGGGTAGCGTTGGCAATGCGAGCCTGGAGAAGATAGAAACTGCTTTTGCTAACGCCCTAGTCCCGTTGTATGGAGGTGGGCAGTCTGCGGCCGAGATTGCCGCATCCCTTGCCAAGGCGAAGGCAGACCTGGCGGGTAACGTTCGGATTGAGCTACTTAATCCGACCAAAGAAAGCTTTGACGACTGGAGCGATCCTGACTTGCAGAAGGCACTGAAAACCGGATCACGACGCGTCATTCGAAACAGCAATCTGCCGTTTCTAAGCCCTGGTATGACTGAAATTAAACCGAATTCGGGGCAGACCCGACAGGATGCGAATCTGATAAAACTAAGAATCACGCACGGTTACATGCCGAAGGTCCCGGTTGTGTCGAATATCTACAAGGTGTACCTGAAGTGGCTGGACCCTAAGTCCGACTCTTTTCACACCCAGTTGGTGGAAGCAGGGCGGATTCCGGTAGTTACCCACGTGACAATGCAGATGCAATCGCATCCAATCGAGAGCGACAACCCGGTATCCCTGCCCGGTGCAGGCAACGGAGGCCAGACAACGGACCCGGGAGATCCCCCGGTTAGCAATACGCCGCCACCGGAGTGCGGAACCCTCAGTTGCCATCCCTCGCAACCGAAACCATCGCCCCCAGTTGACCCCGACGGGCCATGTACCGGGAACGATTGCCCAGTTTGTGAAGTCCCGTCTGCCTAG
- a CDS encoding type II secretion system F family protein translates to MHQLLLQHSGWVVAVFALGVGMSVALVAWIVSRNVAEIPPEDRQYKDAPPLAFRMAWILIHWISHAIADFVPAKQNDALIVRLRRAGLEYSLSPSQFIAGSVASGLLIAMLIWWGTSTFDIPGEDGADISLMRYLQFSMVGFLSGYAYPFIWLRDLILRRKSELLKSIPFYLDIITLCVEAGLNMQGAMSQAVSKGPKGVLRDEFQRVLRDIRAGKSRAESLRTMAERLAEPNVTNFITAVIQAEKMGMNLGPVLRAQADQRRTERFLRAEKLAMEAPVKMLFPLIAFIFPCTFIVLFFPIVMKFMNSGL, encoded by the coding sequence ATGCATCAGTTACTTCTTCAGCATAGCGGTTGGGTGGTGGCGGTGTTCGCCCTCGGAGTAGGGATGTCTGTCGCTCTGGTGGCATGGATTGTCAGCCGAAATGTAGCCGAGATTCCACCAGAAGATCGTCAGTACAAGGACGCGCCACCACTCGCATTTCGCATGGCCTGGATCCTGATTCATTGGATTAGTCACGCAATTGCCGACTTTGTGCCTGCGAAGCAGAATGATGCGCTCATTGTCCGTTTGCGCAGGGCAGGTCTTGAGTACTCACTGTCTCCATCGCAATTTATAGCAGGCTCAGTTGCCTCCGGCTTGCTAATTGCCATGTTGATTTGGTGGGGAACCAGCACTTTTGACATTCCAGGCGAGGACGGTGCGGACATTTCCCTGATGAGGTATTTGCAGTTCAGCATGGTCGGGTTTTTGTCAGGGTATGCCTACCCGTTCATCTGGCTCCGAGACCTGATCTTGCGAAGGAAAAGCGAACTGCTCAAGTCTATCCCCTTTTATCTGGACATCATTACCCTGTGTGTCGAAGCGGGGCTGAACATGCAGGGTGCGATGAGCCAGGCCGTCTCGAAGGGGCCGAAAGGCGTATTGCGCGATGAGTTCCAGCGCGTCCTACGTGACATCCGTGCCGGGAAGAGCCGCGCGGAGTCATTGCGCACAATGGCCGAGCGGCTGGCAGAGCCCAATGTCACAAATTTCATCACTGCCGTCATCCAGGCGGAGAAAATGGGGATGAACCTTGGTCCGGTGCTACGGGCGCAGGCTGATCAACGGCGCACCGAGCGATTTCTTCGTGCCGAAAAGCTGGCGATGGAGGCACCTGTGAAGATGCTGTTTCCCCTAATTGCCTTCATATTCCCATGTACTTTCATCGTCCTTTTCTTCCCGATTGTCATGAAGTTCATGAACTCGGGATTGTGA
- a CDS encoding type II secretion system F family protein gives MESNSITIITVVIAVSVAMLAWFAVEVGTNAMAAYKTKFSERAQFRAQEFFVFIDGRLLFLSNIAIMALGGIIAWLMSGSIVLAIPVFLAMGLFPRWLFQWMRMRRRRHFEEQLPDALLMLSGGLKAGASLSSAIAQLVAEAPAPLGQEFSLMLREQKLGVTLEQSLNNLHRRMPTQTTVLVVSAMRIANETGGGLAETLERTSNTIRSRLQMEGKISALTAQGKLQAWVVGFLPIVLLLVLQKMEPEAMALLWTTRIGWGALVALVFLEFMGIFVIRKIIAIDV, from the coding sequence ATGGAGTCGAACTCGATCACGATCATTACAGTTGTGATTGCCGTCTCGGTAGCAATGCTTGCCTGGTTTGCCGTTGAGGTAGGCACAAACGCAATGGCGGCATACAAGACCAAGTTTTCCGAACGGGCTCAGTTCCGAGCACAGGAGTTCTTCGTTTTTATCGACGGCCGGCTTCTGTTTCTCTCGAATATTGCAATCATGGCTCTAGGAGGAATTATCGCTTGGCTAATGTCCGGCAGCATTGTACTGGCAATCCCTGTTTTTCTTGCGATGGGGCTTTTCCCCAGATGGTTGTTTCAATGGATGCGCATGCGACGCCGGCGCCATTTTGAAGAACAGTTGCCAGACGCACTACTCATGCTGTCTGGTGGGTTGAAGGCTGGCGCGAGTTTGAGTTCGGCAATCGCTCAGTTGGTGGCAGAAGCACCGGCACCGCTCGGGCAGGAATTTTCACTGATGTTGCGCGAGCAAAAACTAGGTGTGACGCTTGAACAAAGCCTGAATAACTTACATCGGCGAATGCCCACCCAAACAACAGTTTTGGTGGTTTCGGCAATGCGCATAGCAAACGAAACAGGTGGGGGGCTAGCCGAAACACTGGAGCGCACCTCCAACACTATCCGAAGCCGGCTGCAGATGGAGGGAAAGATTAGCGCGCTGACGGCGCAAGGCAAGTTGCAAGCCTGGGTTGTCGGTTTTTTACCCATTGTACTGCTATTGGTACTTCAGAAAATGGAACCGGAGGCGATGGCGCTGCTGTGGACTACGCGGATTGGCTGGGGGGCGCTGGTTGCGCTTGTGTTCCTTGAGTTCATGGGTATCTTTGTAATTCGGAAAATTATCGCTATCGATGTTTGA
- the tadA gene encoding Flp pilus assembly complex ATPase component TadA, with product MVYQFSIAACISLQPLLTTTLHANTPRDGLARLETMVLMAGMDLPLTAIREQICSAVDIVVQQTRFSCGSRKVTSITEVTGIESGKIQLQEVFKFVSKGYGNPGRNVPNKVQGYFTACGLIPTFYEELRAAGTDLDMTIFKPHEQERVAEDDFVSDEHYQGRK from the coding sequence ATGGTGTATCAGTTTTCAATCGCTGCCTGTATCAGTTTACAACCGCTGCTGACAACGACCTTGCATGCGAATACACCCCGTGATGGGTTAGCGCGACTGGAAACAATGGTCCTGATGGCCGGCATGGATCTGCCATTGACAGCGATCCGCGAGCAGATTTGTTCGGCGGTGGACATCGTCGTGCAGCAGACGCGCTTCTCATGTGGTTCCCGCAAGGTGACGAGCATCACTGAGGTAACCGGGATCGAGAGCGGAAAGATCCAGTTACAAGAAGTTTTCAAGTTCGTCAGCAAAGGCTATGGCAATCCGGGGAGGAACGTGCCCAACAAGGTTCAGGGGTATTTCACGGCGTGCGGCCTAATCCCTACTTTCTACGAAGAACTCCGGGCTGCTGGGACGGATCTAGACATGACAATCTTCAAGCCCCACGAACAAGAACGGGTGGCCGAAGATGATTTCGTCTCTGATGAGCACTATCAAGGCAGGAAGTGA
- a CDS encoding IS21 family transposase — MKPKEVYVEIQLLKRHGLSLRQIAAEVGCAVNTVRRHLALEAVPKYERKVKRQTKLAQFEQYLRDRQQAAQPDVIPATVLYREIAARGYEGGMSQLRAFLRTLRPAPPADPVVRFETAMGEQLQVDWVEFRKGSAPLHAFCATLGFSRASYVEFVSNMKVETLIACHERAFAAFGGVTRRVLYDNMKTVVLERDAYGEGEHRFHAGFLDYARHSGFVIKLCQPYRAKTKGKVERFNGYLRRSFYVPLASRLAQSGQKLDVVTANVEVAHWLRDVANARIHGTTGEPPAEALKREVEHLQALPAPWRADIAAARPQTSTAAPAAPRPAAVVERIAQPSPVQHPLQVYDALLVRVTEGVAA; from the coding sequence TTGAAACCCAAAGAGGTGTACGTGGAAATTCAACTCCTGAAGAGGCATGGGTTAAGCCTTCGGCAGATCGCCGCCGAGGTAGGCTGCGCAGTGAACACGGTACGCCGGCATCTGGCCCTGGAGGCCGTGCCGAAGTACGAACGCAAGGTCAAACGCCAGACGAAGCTGGCGCAATTCGAGCAGTACCTGAGAGATCGGCAGCAAGCCGCTCAGCCCGACGTGATTCCGGCCACCGTGCTGTACCGCGAGATCGCCGCTCGCGGCTACGAGGGCGGCATGAGCCAGTTGAGGGCCTTTCTGCGCACCTTGCGCCCGGCGCCTCCAGCCGACCCGGTGGTGCGTTTCGAGACGGCGATGGGCGAGCAGCTGCAGGTGGACTGGGTCGAATTCCGTAAAGGCAGCGCACCCTTGCACGCGTTCTGCGCGACGCTCGGCTTTAGCCGGGCGAGCTACGTGGAGTTCGTCAGCAACATGAAGGTGGAGACCCTGATCGCTTGCCACGAGCGCGCCTTTGCGGCGTTCGGTGGCGTGACGCGGCGGGTCCTGTACGACAACATGAAGACGGTGGTGCTGGAACGCGATGCGTACGGCGAAGGCGAGCACCGCTTCCACGCCGGCTTCCTGGACTACGCCAGGCATAGCGGTTTCGTGATCAAGCTGTGCCAGCCGTACCGGGCCAAGACCAAGGGCAAGGTCGAACGATTCAACGGCTACCTGCGTCGTTCGTTCTACGTGCCGCTGGCGAGCCGGCTCGCGCAGAGCGGCCAGAAGCTCGACGTCGTGACGGCCAACGTGGAAGTGGCCCACTGGTTGCGCGACGTGGCCAATGCGCGCATCCACGGAACAACCGGAGAGCCGCCAGCCGAAGCATTGAAGCGGGAGGTGGAGCACCTGCAAGCGCTACCGGCACCGTGGCGGGCGGACATCGCGGCAGCCAGGCCGCAAACGAGTACTGCAGCACCTGCGGCGCCGCGGCCGGCGGCGGTGGTGGAGCGGATCGCGCAACCGTCTCCAGTACAGCATCCGCTACAGGTGTACGACGCGCTGCTGGTGCGGGTTACTGAAGGGGTGGCGGCATGA
- a CDS encoding AAA family ATPase encodes MNLQHERIAALCESLNLPFVAQGYGAATQKAAKQEMAYSDFLEGLLREEAAGRNVRKQSMMTRLAGFPAVKTLDEFNYDFAKGVKRSQVEELAGLGFVERHENVVLVGPSGVGKTHLAMALGYKATQAGIKTRFTTAADLMLALSTAHTQNNLKAVMHRAIKAYRLLIIDEIGYLPMNREQANLFFQVIAALYERSSLIVTSNLPFGQWDTTFAQDTTLTAALLDRLLHHAHIVPIAGESYRLKHQRQAGMMRGSDVAEVG; translated from the coding sequence ATGAACCTGCAGCATGAGCGTATCGCGGCGTTGTGCGAGAGCCTGAACCTGCCGTTCGTGGCACAGGGCTATGGCGCCGCAACCCAGAAGGCGGCGAAGCAGGAGATGGCCTACAGCGACTTCCTGGAGGGGCTCTTGAGGGAAGAAGCCGCCGGACGCAACGTACGCAAGCAGAGCATGATGACCAGGCTGGCCGGGTTCCCGGCAGTGAAGACGCTGGACGAGTTCAACTATGACTTCGCCAAAGGCGTCAAGCGCAGCCAGGTCGAGGAACTGGCCGGCCTGGGCTTCGTTGAACGGCATGAAAACGTGGTGCTGGTCGGGCCCAGCGGCGTAGGCAAGACGCACCTGGCAATGGCACTGGGCTACAAGGCCACGCAGGCAGGCATCAAGACGCGCTTCACGACGGCGGCCGACTTGATGTTGGCGTTGTCGACGGCGCATACGCAGAACAATCTGAAAGCGGTGATGCACCGCGCGATCAAGGCGTATCGGCTCTTGATCATCGACGAGATCGGCTATTTACCGATGAACCGGGAACAGGCCAACCTGTTCTTCCAGGTGATCGCGGCCCTGTATGAGCGTAGCAGCCTGATCGTGACCAGCAACCTGCCGTTCGGGCAGTGGGACACGACCTTCGCGCAGGACACGACGCTGACCGCGGCCCTGCTCGACCGGCTGCTGCACCACGCGCACATCGTGCCGATTGCAGGGGAAAGCTACCGGCTGAAGCACCAGCGCCAGGCCGGGATGATGAGGGGGAGCGATGTTGCAGAAGTTGGCTGA